In Marivirga salinae, a single window of DNA contains:
- a CDS encoding LytR/AlgR family response regulator transcription factor, with protein sequence MVKTLIVDDELKARENLAILLEAYEPTTFDITYAENADEAKRLITKNKPELLFLDIEMPNKNGFQLINELEVIDFPIIFVTAYDHYAIKAFEVSAFDYLLKPLDIERLYLSLGRVLNLSDKNTVFKRLKALQENEAEGKITKIAIPERGDYILLDTKEIICIEANRAYVEIYTEKSKYIYAKPLKYFEDVLTENSQFIRVHRSWIINTNFVEKYSKRDAEILMKNQLKISVSRSYKEELLRSIQ encoded by the coding sequence ATGGTAAAAACATTAATTGTTGATGATGAATTGAAAGCCAGAGAAAATTTGGCTATTCTGCTGGAAGCTTATGAGCCTACAACTTTTGATATTACATATGCAGAAAATGCAGACGAAGCTAAAAGGCTTATTACTAAAAATAAGCCTGAATTACTTTTTCTGGATATTGAAATGCCAAATAAGAATGGATTTCAACTGATCAATGAACTTGAGGTAATAGACTTTCCCATAATTTTTGTTACTGCCTATGACCACTATGCAATTAAAGCCTTTGAGGTGTCTGCTTTTGATTACCTATTGAAACCACTTGATATTGAGAGACTATACCTTAGCTTAGGACGAGTATTGAATCTTAGTGATAAAAATACAGTCTTCAAGCGCTTAAAAGCACTTCAGGAGAATGAAGCTGAAGGTAAGATAACTAAGATTGCCATTCCAGAGAGAGGCGATTATATTCTTTTAGATACCAAAGAAATTATTTGTATTGAGGCGAATAGGGCATATGTTGAGATTTACACCGAAAAAAGTAAATATATCTATGCGAAGCCGCTTAAATATTTTGAAGATGTGCTCACTGAAAACAGCCAGTTTATAAGGGTGCATAGGTCATGGATTATAAACACCAACTTCGTAGAAAAATATTCTAAGAGAGATGCTGAGATCTTAATGAAGAATCAGCTGAAAATTTCAGTAAGTAGGTCCTACAAAGAAGAATTGTTAAGATCAATTCAATAA
- a CDS encoding InlB B-repeat-containing protein, whose translation MKKYLLISLLAISLQSFSQTILYVDKDATGLNDGTSWSNAFTDLQSALALDASGDQIWIADGTYIPGSSRASSYQFDASNVTIYGGFNGTESSLSERDLQANKTILSGDLLDNDLGLFATASNTKWDNAYHVVTINANDVSIDGVVITKGVATGGTSSQKVGAGIYVFDNSAGFVIRNCEFTLNTSYSGSGIRANINANTTVKIENSKFNNNIANNGVGIFILSKVGRTINVEITNCLFENNYINDQIAAGGSGTAIYISPNENNSTINTNISNCTFANNFENTSSSIAEKAVVNVGKRFADPNYVHNITVSNSIFYNNVDASGSIVGSIGRGNLQAPNSITVYNSIDQDVFTYVNPANLFNTLNSNPLFADMANNVFTLQTGSPAIDAGDNSKIPAGVTTDLEGNQRILNSTVDIGAYEFDPSAVVQRTLTLNATNGSITPDVAPTNGTYDNGTVVELTAVPDAGYQFNGWSGDASGTSNPISVTMDADKTVTANFILIQRTLSLNATNGSITPDVAPTNGTYDDGTVVELTAVPDAGFVFDGWSGDASGTTNPISVTLDADKTVTATFSPIQRTLSLNATNGSITPDVAPTNGTYDNGTVVELTAVPDAGYQFNGWSGDASGTSNPISVTMDADKTVTANFILIQRTLSLNATNGSITPDVAPTNGTYDDGTVVELTAVPDAGFVFDGWSGDASGTTNPISVTLDADKTVTATFSPIQRTLSLNATNGSITPDVAPTNGTYDNGTVVELTAVPDAGFVFDGWSGDASGTTNPISVTMDADKTVTANFSPLQRTLSLNATNGSITPDVAPTNGTYDNGTVVELTAVPDAGYQFDGWSGDATGTTNPISVTMDADKTVTATFSPIQRTLSLNATNGSITPDVAPTNGTYDNGTVVELTAVPNAGYQFDGWSGDATGTTNPISVTMDADKTVTANFSPLQRTLSLNATNGSITPDVAPTNGTYDNGTVVELTAVPDAGYQFDGWSGDASGTTNPISVTLDADKTVTANFSPLQRTLSLNATNGSITPDVAPTNGTYDNGTVVELTAVPDAGYQFDGWSGDVTGTTNPISVTMDADKTVTANFILIQRTLSLNATNGSISPDVAPTNGTYDNGTVVELTAVPDAGYQFDSWSGDVTGTTNPISVTMDANKTVTATFSPIQRTLSLNATNGSITPDVAPTNGTYDNGTVIELTAVPDAGYQFDGWSGDVTGTTNPISLTLDADKTVTANFSPLQRTLSLNATNGSITPDVAPTNGTYDNGTVIELTAVPDAGYQFDGWSGDASGTTNPISVTMDADKTVTALITLIDNSLSQTITFDAIPEKTFGDEPFELTATASSGLAVSFNSSNESVATINGTTVTIIGAGITIITASQAGNDEYSAAAAVSQELVVNKADQSITIDEISDKDVEAADFEVIATTTSGLELFYSVLSGPATVSGNLINLTGEPGTVEIEVSQAGNNNYNAASATTTFEVVEDPCIGFEATATVIQNVSCNGDASGSFEVNTSSGTAPFTYTIGNENQDNGLFENMMAGSYEIIVTDANGCSATATVEISEAEALEITAETTDSNSIFGNGSISLTVNGGTGNYSYEWSNSATTASLTDLGIGEYTVTVTDEAGCSITESYSIGGVTANTEAFEFNIYPNPVINQITISHGEKVNEISLMDAKGKIILEQKASGKETLLEMTGLPAGMYFIRLDDGKMKRIIKE comes from the coding sequence ATGAAAAAATATTTACTGATTTCATTATTAGCAATTTCGTTACAATCTTTTTCTCAAACTATTTTGTATGTAGATAAAGATGCAACAGGGTTAAATGATGGTACCTCTTGGTCAAATGCTTTTACTGACTTGCAAAGTGCATTAGCATTGGATGCTTCTGGTGATCAGATCTGGATAGCTGACGGAACCTATATCCCTGGCAGTTCGAGGGCATCATCATATCAATTTGATGCTTCAAATGTCACAATATATGGTGGATTTAATGGAACAGAATCTTCACTATCTGAACGTGATTTGCAGGCAAATAAAACTATTTTGTCTGGTGATTTACTTGATAATGATCTCGGTTTGTTTGCCACTGCATCAAACACAAAATGGGATAATGCTTATCATGTGGTTACGATAAACGCTAATGACGTTAGTATTGATGGAGTAGTTATTACCAAAGGCGTAGCAACTGGTGGGACAAGTTCTCAAAAAGTTGGGGCTGGTATATATGTTTTTGATAATTCCGCAGGCTTTGTAATTAGAAATTGTGAGTTTACGCTTAACACTTCTTATTCAGGTTCTGGTATAAGAGCTAATATTAACGCTAACACTACTGTAAAGATTGAAAACTCTAAGTTTAATAATAATATTGCAAACAATGGAGTGGGGATTTTTATTTTAAGTAAAGTCGGTAGAACAATAAATGTTGAAATTACAAACTGTTTATTTGAAAATAATTACATAAATGACCAAATCGCAGCTGGTGGATCTGGAACTGCGATTTATATTTCACCAAATGAGAACAACTCTACAATAAATACAAATATTAGCAATTGTACTTTTGCAAATAATTTTGAAAATACTAGCTCATCCATAGCAGAAAAAGCTGTTGTTAATGTGGGTAAAAGATTTGCAGATCCAAATTACGTCCATAATATTACCGTGAGCAATTCAATCTTTTATAATAATGTTGACGCCTCAGGTTCTATCGTTGGATCGATTGGAAGAGGGAATTTACAAGCTCCAAATAGTATTACAGTCTACAATTCTATAGATCAGGATGTTTTCACATATGTTAATCCTGCTAATTTATTTAATACCTTAAATTCAAACCCCTTATTTGCTGATATGGCAAATAATGTTTTCACTTTACAAACAGGCTCACCAGCAATTGATGCTGGAGATAACTCTAAAATACCAGCAGGTGTTACAACAGATTTGGAAGGTAATCAACGTATACTTAATTCTACGGTGGATATCGGAGCTTATGAATTCGATCCATCAGCAGTTGTTCAAAGAACACTAACTTTAAACGCAACGAATGGAAGTATTACGCCAGATGTTGCTCCAACAAACGGAACTTATGATAACGGAACTGTAGTGGAACTAACCGCAGTGCCAGATGCAGGATATCAATTTAATGGTTGGTCTGGCGATGCTTCAGGAACTTCCAATCCTATTTCTGTAACAATGGATGCTGATAAAACAGTAACAGCAAACTTTATTTTAATTCAAAGAACGCTGAGCTTAAACGCAACGAATGGAAGCATTACGCCAGATGTTGCTCCAACAAACGGAACTTATGATGACGGAACTGTAGTGGAATTAACCGCAGTGCCAGATGCAGGATTTGTATTTGATGGTTGGTCTGGCGATGCCTCAGGAACTACCAATCCTATTTCTGTTACGCTGGATGCTGATAAAACAGTAACAGCAACCTTTAGCCCCATACAGAGAACGCTAAGCTTAAACGCAACGAATGGAAGTATTACGCCAGATGTTGCTCCAACAAACGGAACTTATGATAACGGAACTGTAGTGGAACTAACCGCAGTGCCAGATGCAGGATATCAATTTAATGGTTGGTCTGGCGATGCTTCAGGAACTTCCAATCCTATTTCTGTAACAATGGATGCTGATAAAACAGTAACAGCAAACTTTATTTTAATTCAAAGAACGCTGAGCTTAAACGCAACGAATGGAAGCATTACGCCAGATGTTGCTCCAACAAACGGAACTTATGATGACGGAACTGTAGTGGAATTAACCGCAGTGCCAGATGCAGGATTTGTATTTGATGGTTGGTCTGGCGATGCCTCAGGAACTACCAATCCTATTTCTGTTACGCTGGATGCTGATAAAACAGTAACAGCAACCTTTAGCCCCATACAGAGAACGCTAAGCTTAAACGCAACCAATGGAAGTATTACGCCAGATGTTGCTCCAACAAACGGAACTTACGATAACGGAACTGTAGTGGAACTGACCGCAGTACCAGATGCAGGATTTGTATTTGATGGTTGGTCTGGCGATGCTTCAGGAACTACCAATCCTATTTCTGTAACAATGGATGCTGATAAAACAGTAACAGCAAACTTTAGCCCACTACAAAGAACGCTAAGCTTAAATGCAACCAATGGAAGCATTACGCCAGATGTTGCTCCAACAAACGGAACTTACGATAACGGAACTGTAGTGGAATTAACCGCAGTACCAGATGCAGGATATCAATTTGATGGTTGGTCTGGCGATGCAACAGGAACTACCAATCCTATTTCTGTAACAATGGATGCTGATAAAACAGTAACAGCAACCTTTAGCCCCATACAGCGAACGCTGAGCTTAAACGCAACGAATGGAAGTATTACGCCAGATGTTGCTCCAACAAATGGAACTTATGATAACGGTACTGTAGTGGAATTAACCGCAGTACCAAATGCAGGATATCAATTTGATGGTTGGTCTGGCGATGCAACAGGAACTACCAATCCTATTTCTGTAACAATGGATGCTGATAAAACAGTAACAGCAAACTTTAGCCCACTACAAAGAACGCTAAGCTTAAATGCAACCAATGGAAGCATTACGCCAGATGTTGCTCCAACAAATGGAACTTATGATAACGGAACTGTAGTGGAATTAACCGCAGTACCAGATGCAGGATATCAATTTGATGGTTGGTCTGGCGATGCCTCAGGAACTACAAATCCTATTTCTGTTACGCTGGATGCTGATAAAACAGTAACAGCAAACTTTAGCCCACTACAAAGAACGCTAAGCTTAAACGCAACCAATGGAAGCATTACGCCAGATGTTGCTCCAACAAATGGAACTTATGATAACGGAACTGTAGTGGAATTAACCGCAGTACCAGATGCAGGATATCAATTTGATGGTTGGTCTGGCGATGTAACAGGAACTACGAATCCTATTTCTGTAACAATGGATGCTGATAAAACAGTAACGGCAAACTTTATTTTAATTCAAAGAACGCTAAGCTTAAACGCAACGAATGGAAGTATTTCGCCAGATGTTGCTCCAACAAACGGAACTTATGATAACGGAACTGTAGTGGAACTAACCGCAGTGCCAGATGCAGGATATCAATTTGATAGTTGGTCTGGCGATGTAACAGGAACTACGAATCCTATTTCTGTAACAATGGATGCTAATAAAACAGTAACAGCAACCTTTAGCCCCATACAGAGAACGCTAAGCTTAAACGCAACGAATGGAAGTATTACGCCAGATGTTGCTCCAACAAACGGAACTTACGATAACGGAACTGTAATTGAACTAACCGCAGTACCAGATGCAGGATATCAATTTGATGGTTGGTCTGGCGATGTAACAGGAACTACGAATCCTATTTCTTTAACGCTGGATGCTGATAAAACAGTAACAGCAAACTTTAGCCCACTACAGAGAACGTTGAGCTTAAACGCAACGAATGGAAGTATTACGCCAGATGTTGCTCCAACAAACGGAACTTATGATAACGGAACTGTAATTGAACTAACCGCAGTACCAGATGCAGGATATCAATTTGATGGTTGGTCTGGCGATGCTTCAGGAACTACCAATCCTATTTCTGTAACAATGGATGCTGATAAAACAGTAACGGCATTGATTACACTAATAGATAATAGTCTAAGCCAGACGATTACTTTTGATGCGATCCCTGAAAAAACATTTGGAGATGAACCATTTGAACTTACGGCAACAGCCAGTTCAGGATTAGCAGTAAGTTTCAATAGCTCCAATGAATCAGTCGCTACTATAAACGGAACTACTGTAACTATAATCGGAGCAGGAATTACTATAATTACAGCCAGTCAAGCAGGAAATGATGAATATAGCGCAGCAGCTGCTGTCAGCCAAGAATTAGTAGTGAATAAAGCGGATCAAAGCATCACAATAGATGAAATATCCGATAAAGATGTTGAGGCAGCTGATTTTGAGGTAATAGCCACTACTACTAGCGGACTGGAACTTTTTTATAGTGTTTTATCAGGTCCTGCCACTGTCAGCGGTAATTTAATAAACTTGACAGGCGAGCCGGGAACAGTTGAAATAGAAGTGAGCCAAGCTGGAAATAACAATTACAATGCAGCATCTGCTACCACAACTTTTGAGGTAGTGGAAGATCCTTGCATCGGTTTCGAGGCAACTGCCACAGTCATTCAAAATGTAAGTTGCAATGGCGATGCAAGCGGGAGCTTTGAAGTAAATACAAGCAGTGGAACAGCACCTTTTACCTACACCATAGGAAATGAAAACCAGGATAACGGATTATTCGAGAATATGATGGCAGGAAGTTATGAAATCATAGTAACCGATGCCAATGGCTGCAGTGCTACTGCTACAGTTGAAATTAGCGAAGCAGAAGCTTTAGAAATTACTGCTGAGACCACAGACAGCAACAGTATTTTCGGAAATGGAAGTATCAGCCTGACAGTAAATGGTGGAACCGGAAACTATAGCTATGAGTGGAGCAATAGCGCAACAACAGCTAGCCTTACTGACTTAGGAATAGGGGAATACACAGTAACTGTAACTGATGAAGCAGGCTGTAGCATTACCGAAAGTTATTCGATAGGTGGAGTAACGGCCAATACAGAAGCCTTTGAATTTAATATTTACCCTAATCCGGTCATCAATCAAATTACTATATCGCACGGAGAGAAGGTGAACGAGATCAGTTTGATGGATGCAAAGGGAAAGATAATCCTAGAGCAAAAAGCAAGTGGAAAAGAAACTCTGCTAGAGATGACAGGGCTACCAGCAGGCATGTACTTCATCCGTCTGGACGATGGTAAGATGAAAAGAATAATTAAGGAGTAA
- a CDS encoding TIGR04283 family arsenosugar biosynthesis glycosyltransferase, producing MPESYNNKISVIIPTLNEAENIGELLQCLTQNGKNHIAEIIVCDAKSEDETTAIAKDIGAQVICCKQASRAHQMNEGAKYATSDILYFVHADAKPPETFAMDIINFINKGYDFGCYRFKFDSRDLFLAVNSFFTRFKVLWCRGGDQTLFIKKSVFDQNNGFNEEFVVMEDFELIKRLWKKYKFGIIPKSVLVSARKYEYNSYWQVNIANLKIYRMFMKGYHPQILKEKYFQLIKHPKE from the coding sequence ATGCCAGAAAGCTACAATAATAAAATAAGTGTCATTATTCCGACACTCAATGAAGCTGAAAACATTGGAGAATTACTTCAATGTTTAACGCAAAACGGAAAAAATCACATAGCGGAAATCATAGTTTGCGATGCTAAAAGTGAAGATGAAACCACTGCAATTGCTAAAGATATTGGAGCTCAAGTAATCTGCTGCAAACAAGCATCTAGAGCGCATCAAATGAACGAGGGGGCAAAATATGCAACTTCTGATATTTTATATTTTGTCCACGCTGACGCAAAGCCACCTGAAACTTTTGCAATGGATATTATTAATTTCATCAATAAAGGATATGACTTTGGTTGCTACCGTTTCAAATTTGACTCCAGAGATCTTTTTTTAGCCGTAAATTCATTTTTCACCCGTTTCAAAGTGCTTTGGTGTAGAGGTGGAGACCAGACTTTATTTATCAAAAAATCTGTTTTTGATCAGAATAATGGCTTCAATGAGGAATTTGTCGTAATGGAGGATTTCGAACTTATAAAAAGACTATGGAAAAAATATAAGTTCGGTATCATCCCTAAATCAGTTTTAGTGTCTGCCAGAAAATATGAATATAACAGCTATTGGCAAGTGAATATAGCCAATCTTAAAATTTATCGAATGTTTATGAAAGGGTATCACCCGCAAATCTTAAAGGAAAAGTATTTTCAGTTGATAAAACATCCTAAAGAATAA
- a CDS encoding DUF547 domain-containing protein has translation MKRFSSILFSIYLLFVGFNSFGLSKIEKEPNEFVRLSMNLITAIKDNADYHKYVNEYKALPLDKLAKSLDTDNKTKAFWINTYNAYVQILLTEDPSLFEDRGAFFKGDLINVGGELLSLDFIEHGIIRGSVVKLSMGFMKDPFASKLEKQFRVEETDGRIHFAVNCGATSCPYVAVYSAYELDKELDQITQQFLNRTTDYNENEDQVYVTRLFSWFKGDFSDRGGVIGYLNKYDCIPEDADPDVNYKEYDWTLDLGNFTELE, from the coding sequence ATGAAAAGATTTAGCTCTATACTCTTTAGTATTTATTTACTATTTGTCGGATTTAATAGTTTTGGACTAAGTAAAATTGAAAAAGAACCCAATGAATTTGTGCGTTTAAGTATGAATTTAATAACAGCCATAAAGGACAATGCTGATTATCATAAATATGTAAATGAATATAAAGCCTTGCCATTAGATAAATTAGCAAAGTCATTAGATACAGATAATAAAACAAAAGCATTCTGGATCAATACTTATAATGCTTATGTGCAGATACTTTTAACGGAAGATCCTTCGCTTTTTGAAGATAGAGGGGCTTTTTTTAAGGGCGATTTAATTAATGTAGGAGGGGAGTTGTTAAGTTTAGATTTTATAGAACATGGTATTATTAGAGGCTCTGTCGTAAAATTATCCATGGGCTTTATGAAAGATCCCTTCGCAAGCAAATTAGAAAAGCAGTTTAGAGTGGAGGAAACAGACGGTAGAATTCATTTCGCTGTAAATTGTGGGGCTACTTCATGTCCTTATGTGGCAGTTTATAGTGCCTATGAATTGGACAAAGAGCTAGATCAAATTACCCAACAGTTTTTAAATAGAACCACTGATTATAATGAAAATGAAGATCAGGTTTATGTTACTAGGCTGTTTAGTTGGTTCAAAGGAGATTTTTCAGATCGAGGAGGTGTAATTGGATATTTAAATAAATATGATTGTATCCCTGAAGATGCTGATCCTGATGTGAATTATAAAGAATATGATTGGACCCTGGATTTAGGAAATTTCACAGAGTTGGAATAA
- a CDS encoding OmpA family protein, with product MLRLKVFLLIIICSSALHAQNFRKSVRKGDQYLNENNYSKAISYYKKALKYKPGNADATYGLGLAYLFDFKNDEALKQLTLVRQLDPKIGINIDYYLGQAHQYDYNFDEAIRYYDLFGDKKRKNRYTADLKIEECLIADSLYSNPKPVVVENLGQTVNSGQHDYTPALMANGKTLYFTSNRAGSTGGRKLQDGSFYEDIYSSSLQDGQWSKPQKLGRNLNGDYHDAVASISPDGKRLFLYSEKGNGDIYFSNFQDSTWTYPQPLSNKINSIFWETSVSITADGQTLYFSSNRPGGYGGLDIYRTTKGEDGEWGTAQNLGPSVNTEAAEDAPMIHPDGHTLYFSSSGHQGMGGYDIYYSKIEGQEFLAPVNLGCPINTVYDDNYFVISADLKHAYYASRKPGGSGMVDIYHVDMEEKIEIKEIVQSEPEPVLVENNEIPSENDKEVEVEMTEPDTKAVITVFKGKVLDASTGLPVGAVIKMVDNKKSTLTAEAFSDPQSGEFELIVTEGGDFGVSTSKKGYLFNSINFRLPEFSEYQEIDVSILLDRAEVGTKMVLKNIFFDSGSSDLRTESLGELKVIKDLLMNSPELRVQINGHTDDVGNSVYNKLLSKKRAQSVVDYLIANGINTERLEAKGFGEEKPLVSNDDEIGGREINRRTEIEILGESQNG from the coding sequence ATGCTACGGTTAAAAGTTTTTTTGTTAATTATCATTTGTAGTTCGGCTCTTCATGCGCAAAATTTTAGAAAAAGTGTTAGAAAGGGCGATCAATACCTAAACGAAAATAACTATAGCAAAGCCATAAGTTATTATAAAAAGGCGTTGAAATATAAGCCTGGGAATGCGGATGCCACTTACGGCTTGGGGCTAGCCTACTTATTCGATTTTAAGAATGATGAGGCACTCAAACAGCTGACATTAGTGAGGCAACTCGATCCCAAAATTGGAATTAACATAGACTATTATTTAGGACAGGCTCATCAATACGATTATAATTTTGACGAGGCTATCAGGTATTACGATCTTTTCGGTGACAAAAAAAGGAAAAACCGTTATACAGCCGACTTAAAAATTGAAGAATGCCTAATAGCTGATTCTTTGTACAGTAATCCTAAGCCTGTGGTTGTTGAAAACCTGGGTCAAACGGTAAATTCAGGACAGCATGATTACACACCCGCCTTAATGGCTAACGGCAAAACACTTTATTTTACATCAAACAGAGCGGGTTCTACCGGAGGCAGGAAATTACAGGACGGTAGTTTTTATGAAGATATTTACAGCTCTTCCCTACAAGACGGGCAATGGAGCAAACCCCAAAAACTTGGCAGAAACTTAAACGGTGATTATCATGATGCTGTAGCTTCTATCTCTCCTGATGGGAAAAGGCTTTTTTTATATTCAGAGAAGGGCAATGGAGATATTTATTTTTCAAATTTTCAAGATTCAACATGGACATATCCTCAACCGCTTAGCAATAAGATCAACTCCATTTTTTGGGAAACATCAGTCTCAATAACTGCTGACGGTCAAACCTTATATTTCTCAAGCAACCGTCCGGGTGGTTACGGAGGCTTGGATATTTACAGAACTACGAAAGGAGAAGATGGCGAATGGGGTACTGCCCAAAACCTTGGGCCTTCCGTTAACACTGAAGCCGCTGAAGACGCACCGATGATACACCCAGATGGACATACCTTATATTTTAGTTCTTCTGGTCATCAAGGAATGGGTGGATATGACATCTATTATAGTAAAATAGAGGGTCAGGAGTTTTTGGCACCCGTTAATTTAGGGTGCCCGATCAATACGGTTTATGATGATAATTATTTTGTGATCTCTGCCGATCTTAAGCATGCATATTATGCTTCCAGAAAACCAGGTGGTTCGGGAATGGTAGATATCTATCATGTAGATATGGAAGAAAAAATAGAAATTAAAGAAATCGTCCAGTCCGAGCCTGAACCTGTATTAGTAGAAAATAATGAAATACCTTCTGAAAATGACAAAGAAGTTGAAGTAGAGATGACGGAGCCTGATACTAAAGCTGTGATTACTGTATTTAAAGGTAAAGTGCTTGATGCCAGCACGGGCTTACCAGTTGGTGCTGTAATTAAGATGGTTGATAACAAGAAAAGTACGTTGACTGCAGAAGCATTTTCTGATCCACAATCAGGTGAATTTGAATTGATTGTTACAGAAGGAGGTGATTTTGGTGTATCAACGAGTAAAAAAGGCTATCTATTTAATTCAATCAATTTTAGGCTACCCGAATTTTCTGAGTATCAGGAAATAGATGTTTCAATATTGCTGGATAGGGCAGAAGTAGGTACTAAAATGGTACTTAAGAATATTTTCTTCGATAGTGGTAGCTCTGATTTAAGAACTGAGTCGCTAGGTGAGCTTAAAGTGATTAAAGACCTTTTAATGAATTCACCTGAACTTAGAGTGCAGATCAATGGACATACTGATGATGTAGGAAATTCAGTTTACAATAAGTTGCTTTCTAAAAAAAGAGCTCAATCTGTGGTAGATTACCTGATTGCTAATGGTATTAATACCGAACGTTTAGAGGCTAAAGGCTTTGGAGAAGAAAAGCCCCTAGTATCAAATGATGATGAAATAGGAGGAAGAGAGATTAATAGAAGAACCGAAATAGAGATCTTAGGGGAAAGTCAAAATGGTTAA
- a CDS encoding BamA/TamA family outer membrane protein, whose amino-acid sequence MKQSFKNFIFLFLAVLTISITAPEFTFSQDNIDKKTVDLDTALYETDKNSLFPLPVVYYTPESGLFYGASILYNFFTNRKKPINASQIQLAAGYTTKQQTLIFLPFQIFWNQNKWRSIGELGYYNYAYPFYGIGNNGQQDVYSTYRASFPRVRVFLLKETAPNLFVGGRYWFENYDIIEWDNSGDFQQEDFSGGTYNRTSGLGPAMIYDTRDAVYYPREGHYLESFIEFNHQYTGSTHNYTAISFDYAYYYSPAEKTVLAANAFSWSNVGDVPFNRLAQLGGNKKMRGYFQGYFQDNNLLLGQLEVRQELFWRIGVAAFGSVGQTAETWGDYGMNRWNYAGGAGLRFTFDTKKHINVRLDYAVGKDSNGFYIAFNEAF is encoded by the coding sequence ATGAAACAATCCTTTAAAAACTTTATATTTTTATTTTTAGCAGTGTTAACTATTAGCATAACTGCACCAGAATTTACATTTTCACAGGATAATATTGATAAGAAAACAGTTGATTTAGACACTGCTCTCTATGAAACTGATAAAAACTCGCTCTTCCCGCTTCCAGTAGTTTATTATACTCCAGAATCAGGTTTATTTTATGGTGCCAGTATCTTATACAATTTCTTTACGAATAGAAAAAAACCAATTAACGCTAGTCAAATCCAATTAGCAGCGGGCTATACTACCAAACAACAAACCTTGATATTTCTACCTTTCCAGATATTCTGGAATCAGAATAAATGGAGAAGTATAGGGGAATTAGGTTACTATAATTATGCATATCCATTTTATGGAATAGGTAATAATGGTCAGCAAGATGTTTATTCCACTTATAGAGCTAGTTTCCCAAGAGTACGTGTGTTTTTATTAAAAGAAACCGCTCCGAATTTATTTGTCGGTGGACGTTATTGGTTTGAGAATTATGATATCATCGAATGGGACAATTCAGGAGATTTCCAGCAAGAAGACTTTTCTGGTGGAACATATAATAGAACTAGTGGATTAGGGCCTGCTATGATTTATGACACTCGTGATGCAGTTTACTACCCAAGGGAAGGACATTATTTAGAAAGCTTTATTGAATTTAACCACCAATACACAGGGAGCACTCATAATTACACCGCCATCTCTTTTGATTATGCTTATTATTATTCCCCTGCAGAAAAAACCGTTTTGGCCGCCAATGCTTTTTCATGGTCGAATGTTGGTGATGTTCCATTTAACAGATTAGCTCAGTTAGGTGGTAATAAAAAAATGCGAGGTTATTTTCAAGGCTATTTCCAAGACAATAATTTATTGTTAGGACAATTAGAAGTGAGACAAGAGCTTTTCTGGAGAATTGGAGTAGCTGCATTTGGTTCAGTTGGACAAACAGCAGAAACTTGGGGTGATTACGGCATGAACCGATGGAATTATGCCGGAGGAGCAGGTTTAAGATTCACTTTCGATACTAAAAAACACATTAATGTGAGGCTTGATTATGCTGTAGGTAAAGATAGCAATGGGTTCTATATTGCTTTTAATGAGGCTTTTTAA